One stretch of Streptomyces hygroscopicus DNA includes these proteins:
- a CDS encoding RNA-directed DNA polymerase: protein MPCCVSSTALKGWCVYFRPGVSSATFAYLSYYTWRQVGSWLRRKHRRATWKDLRRRYCDVGWWPTSDERPLFNPAKVTTMRYRYRGTVIPTPWPSLE, encoded by the coding sequence ATGCCCTGTTGCGTCAGCTCAACGGCGCTCAAAGGCTGGTGCGTCTACTTCCGGCCCGGCGTGTCCAGCGCGACCTTCGCTTACCTGAGCTACTACACGTGGCGCCAGGTCGGGAGCTGGTTGCGCCGCAAACACCGCCGGGCCACTTGGAAGGATCTCCGCCGCCGCTACTGCGACGTCGGATGGTGGCCGACATCGGACGAAAGGCCGCTGTTCAACCCGGCCAAGGTAACCACCATGCGTTACCGCTACCGCGGAACAGTCATCCCGACCCCGTGGCCGAGCCTGGAATGA
- a CDS encoding DDE endonuclease has product MRRDIADLDWLTVFQLPPYATDLNPDEGIWSVLRRTVLANRAFADPDDLITAVRRGLRQLQYRPDVLDGCHTGTGLQRDPP; this is encoded by the coding sequence ATGCGCCGGGATATCGCTGACCTTGACTGGCTCACAGTCTTCCAACTGCCGCCCTACGCAACCGATCTCAACCCCGATGAAGGCATCTGGTCCGTGCTGCGGCGTACCGTCTTGGCCAACCGGGCCTTCGCCGACCCCGACGACCTGATCACCGCTGTCCGCCGGGGACTACGCCAGCTCCAGTACCGCCCCGACGTCCTCGACGGTTGCCACACCGGCACGGGCCTCCAGCGCGACCCACCATGA
- a CDS encoding alcohol dehydrogenase has protein sequence MTRYGDADAMELRDVPEPAPSSGEVLIRVRAAGLNPVDFKIREGKMRLLKRLDLPMVAGSELSGVVEAIGDGVTRFTVGDLVFARVDKDKLGAYAPYAVVDETLVAKMPKSLHFTDAAGLPLAGLTALQALRDELAVKAGDRVFISGGAGGVGTLAIQLAVWLGAKVATTASPRGEELVRSLGAETVIDYRTQKFKDRLSDYDGAFDLTGGQDLIDSFAILKRGAKTVSIAGIPDATTARVDLDAGPLVTAALAAASAKIRRAARRKGVGYRYLFMHPSGADLEVLAELVDKGTLKTVTEQVFPFEQIAEAFAYLEQGHAKGKVVIQM, from the coding sequence ATGACCCGATATGGGGATGCGGACGCGATGGAACTGCGCGACGTCCCCGAGCCCGCCCCGAGCAGCGGTGAGGTACTCATCCGCGTGCGTGCGGCAGGTCTGAACCCTGTCGACTTCAAAATCCGCGAAGGCAAGATGCGGTTGCTGAAGCGCCTCGACCTACCCATGGTGGCGGGCAGCGAACTGTCCGGTGTCGTCGAGGCGATCGGCGACGGCGTCACACGTTTCACGGTCGGCGACCTGGTGTTCGCCAGGGTGGACAAGGACAAGCTGGGCGCCTACGCCCCGTATGCCGTCGTCGACGAGACGTTGGTGGCGAAGATGCCGAAGTCGCTGCACTTCACCGACGCCGCCGGGCTCCCTCTCGCCGGGCTGACCGCCCTGCAGGCGCTGCGCGACGAACTGGCCGTCAAGGCAGGCGACAGGGTGTTCATCTCCGGCGGAGCCGGAGGTGTTGGCACCCTCGCCATCCAACTCGCCGTCTGGCTGGGGGCGAAGGTCGCCACCACCGCATCACCCCGTGGTGAGGAACTGGTGCGCTCCCTCGGGGCCGAAACGGTCATCGACTACCGGACACAGAAGTTCAAGGACCGCCTCAGCGACTACGACGGCGCATTCGACCTGACCGGCGGCCAGGACCTGATCGACAGCTTCGCCATCCTCAAGCGCGGCGCCAAGACCGTCTCCATCGCCGGCATCCCCGACGCGACCACGGCCCGCGTGGACCTGGACGCCGGCCCGCTGGTGACCGCCGCACTGGCGGCGGCCAGCGCCAAGATCCGCCGCGCGGCCCGACGCAAGGGCGTCGGCTACCGGTACCTGTTCATGCACCCCAGCGGAGCGGACCTCGAGGTGCTGGCCGAACTGGTCGACAAGGGCACGCTCAAAACGGTGACCGAACAAGTCTTCCCCTTCGAGCAGATCGCCGAAGCCTTCGCCTACCTGGAACAGGGCCATGCCAAAGGCAAGGTCGTCATCCAGATGTGA
- a CDS encoding TetR family transcriptional regulator: protein MRGASGSYHHGDLRAACLRAARELLEEDGGGLSLRAVARRAGVSATAPYRHFPDREALVSAVAAQGYRELAERLTAAHPTPATPKDLADVAVAYVHFALAHPALFRAMFSEPCDPGNAERAAATAAISAYVDGLVRRAFPKHGIEAGPGADFEALSTAVWAMVHGLAFLHLEGKLDASVPEVVADRVRAAIHANLGVAARTKQNSESG, encoded by the coding sequence ATGAGGGGGGCGAGCGGCTCGTACCACCACGGCGACCTGCGGGCGGCCTGTCTGCGTGCGGCGCGTGAGCTGCTGGAAGAGGATGGCGGCGGGCTTTCGCTGCGCGCTGTGGCCCGGCGGGCCGGCGTGTCGGCCACCGCTCCGTATCGGCATTTCCCCGACCGGGAGGCGTTGGTCTCCGCAGTCGCCGCGCAGGGGTATCGCGAGCTCGCGGAGCGCCTCACTGCGGCGCATCCCACGCCCGCGACGCCTAAAGATCTCGCGGACGTCGCCGTGGCCTATGTTCACTTCGCCCTCGCGCACCCGGCCCTGTTCCGGGCCATGTTCTCGGAGCCCTGCGACCCGGGTAACGCCGAAAGGGCCGCCGCGACCGCCGCCATCTCCGCATACGTCGATGGCCTCGTCCGGCGAGCCTTCCCGAAGCACGGAATCGAAGCGGGCCCGGGTGCTGACTTCGAGGCTCTGTCCACCGCCGTCTGGGCCATGGTGCACGGCCTCGCGTTCCTGCACCTCGAGGGCAAGCTCGACGCTTCCGTGCCGGAAGTCGTCGCCGACCGGGTCCGCGCCGCCATTCACGCGAATCTCGGCGTGGCAGCTCGGACCAAACAAAACAGTGAAAGCGGGTAA
- a CDS encoding LacI family transcriptional regulator, with product MARRNDRPSIESVAAAAGVSPTTVSHALSGKRAVSAATRKRVMEAVEQQNYRPNMVARGLRSRRTQSVALLLVDIANPYYPAVARAIHDVLAGEGYVSFIGNTDGDAATERRLLEEMVARGVDGVVMQPMALSAAQVREVVGPAMPLVITTDEYGDIPADSVLTDDTRGLGEAVDHLVRQGIRELGFIDGSPGTSTDAFRLEAFRAAVAAAGIEVPGRWIEHSPFGREGGAAATARLLAGLDRPRAVLCANDLIAIGAVQAAHAAGLRVPEDVAIVGFDDIETAALVSPQLTTVVNPAAAVGVACARTILWRVENGPDVPCKRTVLPTRLVVRQSA from the coding sequence ATGGCGCGCAGGAACGACCGCCCCAGCATCGAGAGCGTGGCCGCCGCCGCCGGGGTCAGCCCCACCACGGTGTCGCATGCTCTCAGCGGCAAGCGCGCCGTCTCCGCCGCCACCCGCAAGCGCGTCATGGAGGCCGTCGAACAGCAGAACTACCGACCCAACATGGTCGCGAGGGGGCTGCGCAGCCGACGGACCCAGTCGGTGGCGCTGTTGCTCGTCGATATCGCGAACCCGTATTACCCTGCCGTGGCCCGCGCGATCCACGACGTCCTGGCGGGGGAGGGGTACGTCTCCTTCATCGGCAACACCGACGGCGACGCCGCCACGGAGCGCAGGCTCCTGGAGGAGATGGTGGCCCGCGGGGTCGACGGGGTGGTCATGCAGCCCATGGCGCTTTCCGCCGCCCAGGTGCGCGAGGTCGTCGGCCCGGCCATGCCGCTCGTCATCACCACCGACGAGTACGGCGACATCCCGGCGGACTCCGTGCTGACCGACGACACCCGCGGCCTCGGCGAGGCCGTCGACCACTTGGTGCGCCAGGGGATACGCGAACTCGGCTTTATCGACGGGTCGCCGGGCACCTCCACGGACGCCTTCCGGCTGGAGGCGTTCCGGGCCGCCGTCGCCGCCGCGGGCATCGAGGTGCCCGGCCGGTGGATCGAGCACTCCCCCTTCGGCCGCGAGGGCGGAGCCGCGGCGACGGCCCGGCTGCTGGCCGGCCTCGACCGGCCGCGTGCCGTGCTCTGCGCCAATGACCTCATCGCGATCGGCGCCGTGCAGGCGGCTCACGCGGCCGGCCTGCGGGTGCCCGAGGACGTCGCGATCGTCGGATTCGACGACATCGAGACCGCCGCTCTCGTCTCGCCGCAGCTGACCACCGTCGTCAACCCCGCGGCGGCCGTCGGTGTCGCCTGCGCACGCACCATCCTGTGGCGTGTGGAGAACGGCCCGGACGTGCCCTGCAAACGGACTGTCCTGCCGACCCGACTGGTCGTCAGACAGTCGGCCTGA
- a CDS encoding ADP-ribosylation/Crystallin J1 — protein MTQTPVGSSVELDEAYRHTATDACRPKDLLADEVAQRRETWYDVDDVVRAANVTDPEDRDALLALVDGMRDSTRMPGWTYEEPESLDDIRVSVSPAQAVAHDKDRYHDQVYAAWLGRVAGCNLGKPVEDGDHWTVERIRDYLEFTDSYPLTDYVVALDPQPEGFALRECWPETTRGNIDGSARDDDIDYTILGLHLLETHGRGLRPEHVGTAWTELFPLRQIFTAERAAYINLINGLRVPQVARFRNPYREWIGAQIRADVFGYVNPGDPAAAAALAYQDAALSHTANGVYGEMWAAALVASAFTASDAAEAVDASLTVVPPRSRLHEALSHVIRLRSEELAWDAALAEIHVAYGQYSWIHTINNAAAVTAALLWCEGDYTSAVGKVVMSGWDTDSNGATVGSVAGILTGTAGLPKHLIEPLHDRTRSALFGFDNSVISDLAARTVRFAQTG, from the coding sequence ATGACACAGACTCCGGTTGGCTCCTCGGTGGAGCTCGACGAGGCATACCGGCACACCGCCACCGACGCGTGCCGGCCGAAGGACCTCCTCGCCGACGAGGTCGCCCAGCGCCGCGAGACCTGGTACGACGTCGACGATGTGGTGCGCGCGGCCAACGTCACCGATCCGGAGGACCGCGACGCCTTGCTCGCGCTGGTCGACGGCATGCGCGACAGCACCCGCATGCCCGGCTGGACCTACGAGGAGCCCGAGTCGCTCGACGACATCCGGGTCTCCGTGTCGCCCGCGCAGGCCGTCGCCCACGACAAGGACCGCTACCACGACCAGGTGTACGCGGCCTGGCTCGGGCGCGTCGCCGGCTGCAACCTCGGCAAGCCCGTCGAGGACGGCGACCACTGGACCGTGGAGCGCATACGCGACTACCTCGAGTTCACCGATTCCTATCCGCTCACCGACTACGTCGTCGCCCTCGACCCTCAGCCGGAGGGCTTCGCATTGCGCGAGTGCTGGCCGGAGACCACGCGAGGGAACATCGACGGCTCGGCGCGCGACGACGACATCGACTACACGATTCTCGGCCTGCATCTGCTGGAGACCCACGGCCGCGGGCTGCGCCCGGAGCATGTGGGCACGGCCTGGACCGAACTGTTCCCGCTGCGGCAGATCTTCACCGCCGAGCGCGCGGCCTACATCAACCTGATCAACGGGCTGCGGGTTCCGCAGGTGGCCCGCTTCCGCAACCCCTACCGCGAGTGGATCGGCGCGCAGATCCGTGCCGACGTCTTCGGCTACGTCAACCCGGGCGACCCCGCGGCCGCTGCCGCGCTGGCCTACCAGGACGCCGCGCTCTCCCACACGGCCAACGGCGTCTACGGCGAGATGTGGGCTGCTGCCCTGGTTGCGAGTGCCTTCACCGCGTCGGACGCGGCCGAGGCCGTGGACGCCTCGCTCACCGTGGTGCCGCCTCGCTCCCGCCTGCACGAGGCCCTCAGCCACGTCATCCGGCTCCGCTCCGAAGAACTGGCCTGGGACGCCGCGCTCGCCGAGATCCACGTGGCCTACGGCCAGTACTCGTGGATCCACACCATCAACAACGCGGCCGCCGTCACCGCGGCCCTGCTGTGGTGCGAGGGCGATTACACGAGCGCCGTCGGCAAGGTCGTCATGAGCGGCTGGGACACCGACTCCAACGGTGCCACGGTCGGCTCCGTCGCGGGCATCCTCACCGGCACGGCGGGGCTCCCGAAACACCTGATCGAGCCCCTGCACGACCGGACCCGTTCGGCGCTGTTCGGGTTCGACAACTCCGTCATCTCCGATCTGGCCGCGCGCACCGTGCGCTTCGCCCAAACAGGCTGA